The sequence AAAATGCCTTGGGCCGCTGTTTGAATTCCAGCAATATTTCGACCTGAAGAATTGCGGCCAAAGGGTACGACATTTAAATAAGCTTCTAGTATTTCATCTTTTTTGAAGAATTGTTCTAATCGTAAGGCAATCATAATTTCTTTTGCTTTTCGTTCAAACGAAACTTCGTCTGTTAAAATTTGGTTTTTAATTAACTGCTGGGTTAGTGTACTACCACCAGTTTGTACAGAGGAGTTTGTGAATTCTTGAAAAACCGCTCGTAAAATGGATTTCGGAACAACACCGGAATGTTCATAAAAATTCGCATCTTCCGTTGCAATAACGGCATCGACAACGTATTGTGAAACATCGCTTAGTTTTGTTTCTTCTCGATCTAAATCTGAGCGAAGCTTGCCAAGATATTTTTTGCCGCTAAAATATAGCTCCGACGTTTCTTCATAGTTGTAAATATCTTTTTTCATACTGTCATAGCTTCTGATTGGTTCATCTTTTACAAGGGAGGCAAAATAACCTGCCCCAACACCGCCAGCAAATGAAAGCCCTATTAAGCAAAATGCTATGAAAATAAGGGCTAAATTCCACGATACTTTCGTAAATATTCTTGTTAATTTATATAATTGATCCTTATTTAAATTCATTTACATCTCCCCCTAAATCAGCATTATTATAGCATAAAGGATTTATCAATGATATAATTGTTATGTAATGATAATTATTGATTTGACTTTTCTGTTTAAAGTATGGTAAATTTAATAATAGATTTTAAAATCAATATTTTGCATTGATAGGAATTAAGTAGTGAATATCTCCCTGTTTGTAGAGAGCTGGCGTTTGGTGCAAGCCAGTACATAGATAGACACGAATTACATCCTTGAGTATTTGCTTGGAAAAGAAAAGCATGTTTTTCTTAGTATAAGCAAACGGGTTGGGCCGTTATCCAAACAAGTGGAAGATCATGACGTTCTTCAAATAGGGTGGTACCGCGAAGCAATTCGTCCCTATTTGAGGGGCGTTTTTTATTATTTTAAGGGAGGAAAAATTCAAATGGATTTACTAAAGGATTTAGAATACCGAGGATTAATTAATCAAGTAACAGATTCAGAAGGGCTGAAAAAAGAACTTGAAAATGGTTCGATAACATTATATTGTGGGTTTGACCCTACAGCCGACAGCCTTCATATCGGACATTTGTTGACGGTCTTAATGCTGCGCCGCTTTCAGCTAGCTGGTCATAATCCAATTGCTCTTGTTGGTGGAGCGACTGGCTTAATTGGTGACCCTAGTGGTAAAAAAGCTGAGCGTACATTGAATGAAAAAGAAATTGTCGTTGAATGGAGTAATCGCATTAAAGAGCAATTATCACAGTTTTTAGATTTTGAAGGAGAACATAAAGCAAAGGTTGTTAACAATTATGATTGGACAGGCAATTTGGATGTGATTACCTTTTTAAGGGATATTGGAAAAAACTTCGGGTTGAACTATATGCTTGCAAAGGATTCCGTTGATTCACGGATTGAGTCAGGTATTTCATTTACAGAATTCAGTTATATGATCCTACAATCCAATGACTTTTTAAATCTTTATAAAAATGAAAATTGCCGTATGCAAATCGGTGGCAGCGACCAGTGGGGAAATATTACCGCTGGGCTAGAGTTAATTCGTAAATCAACAGATGAAGATGCGAAAGCATTTGGATTAACAATTCCACTTGTAACGAAAGCAGATGGAACAAAGTTTGGCAAAAGCGAAGGCGGGGCAATCTGGCTTGATGCAGATAAAACGTCTCCATATGAATTTTATCAATTTTTAATTAATACCGATGATAAAGATGTTGTTAAATTTTTGAAGTATTTTACGTTCTTATCACACGAAGAAATTGAGGCATTGGCCGTTGATGTTGAAACAGCACCAGAAAAACGGACAGCCCAAAAACGCTTAGCAGAAGAAGTAACAAAGCTCGTTCATGGTGAGGAAGCTTTACAACAAGCTATTCGTATTTCAGAAGCTTTATTTAGCGGTGATATTCAAGACTTAACGGCTGCAGAAATCAAACAAGGCTTCAAAGACGTGCCTTCTTATGAATGTAAACAAGCTGAAAGTAGCCTTTTAGATTTATTAGTCGAAAGTAAAATCTGTCCATCGAAGCGCCAAGCAAGAGAGGATATTACGAACGGTGCCATTTATATTAATGGGGAAAGAGCGACTGATCTTAACCGTGTACTTACAGAGGCCGATCGAATCGAAGGACAATTTACAATCATTCGTAGAGGGAAAAAGAAATATTATTTAATTCAATATTAAATTAAAAGGAAGCAGGGGGCGGTTCCCCTGCTTCCGACGTATTACATTGTTTTAGCCAATTCGACAATCGTTTGTGACATCGCACTTATTTGTTCGATTGCGGCATTTAATTGCTCGGTAAAAGCCGCTTGGCCTTGTGTCATCGTTGTCATATTTTCAATATGTGTTAAAATTTCTTCAATTAAATCGTTCATATCATTTAAACTATGTTCAATGTTACCAGTAGCCTGAGCGCTGTTAACAGCTAGTTTTCTTACCTCTTCAGCAACAACACCAAATCCCTTACCATGTTCGCCTGCGCGTGCTGCTTCGATTGCTGCATTCAGCCCTAAAAGATTCGTTTGTTCGGCAATTTCTCTAATAAAGTTTGAAATGTTTTTTGTTTCTTCCGTACTTATTTTTGCTTTATTAGCAGCTACCGATGATTGTTCTTGGGCATAGGCAAGCTCCTGAGCTTGCGTTGTTAAAGACTCAATCCCTTTCGCCATTTCACTGATTGAATCGGATAATTGCTGCATCTGGTCATTAATAGAGTGGATAAATTCTTTCTTATTTTTTTCTAAAGTGATATCACGGATTGTTCCCGCGACGCGGAGCGGGATGCCATTTTCATCACGAACGGTTTCACCACCAGCATGGAACCAACGATAGTCCCCGTTCTTTAATTGTAGTCGATAATCTAAGTCAAAAGGCGTTTTTCCTGAATAATCATTCATATGGTTTGCGAAACTTTGAAGCACGCGGTCGCTATCTTCTGGATGAAGTCTGCTGCTCCAACTTTTAAACACATTTGGAAAATCAGACTCGTCATTGAATCCTAGCGTTTTTCTAAATTGCTGTGACCACCAAAATTCATTATTCGGATTCACTGGGTCCCCAGCAACGACGGTCATATCCCAAGGAGCTTCAACTAATGCACGATTAATTAGGTCGTAGCGGGTAATTAATGATTGTAATTCTTCGTCTTCTAATTTTTTTTCATGAATATCAAACAAAGCCCCAACTACCCGTAAAGGAACACCTCGATTATCGCGTAAGGTTGTTCCAGTTGCACGGAACCAACGATAGTCTCCGCTTTTCCGTAATAAACGATATTCAATATCATAAGGCGTTCTTCCTGAATGATCTAATAAATGTGATGCAAAAGAATTCAGAACCCACTCTTTTTCATCAGGATGAATTTTCGATGCCCAACTGTCTAACACATTAGGGAAATCATTAACGTCTTTATAACCAAGCATTCTACGTAATTCATCAGACCAAATAAATTCGTTGTTCGGATTGACGGGGTCTCCTCCCATCACAGTCATATCCCAAAGGCCAACATGAATCGCTTTTGTAACTAAATCTAAACGAATCGCTGTATTTTCCTCTTGTTTTCGCAACGCATTTAAAACAAAGTTAATGTTTTCAGCAATTTCTTTTGCTTCTTTTGTCTCCTGTGAAGAAAAAGGGTATGATGCGGTAAAATCATTTGCTTCGATTTTTTTCTTTAAATGTCGACTTGCTTCAAGTAACTCATCTAAATGTTTTGGCGTAGTAGAATGAAAAAGCATCAATAGTCTCTCCCTTATGTATCCTTAGATTCGAACATCTAGGTAGTTTGAATTATATTTTAAAATTCGGAAGATTACTACACCATTTTTACTTTTTATAACAAAATATTCTAAAATCATACATAAAAGCAGAGAGAAATACATAATTAAATTTTATTCGCCGTTTTTCACGTTATATGTTGCTTCAAGGCATGCATTCAAATGATGCAGTCCTCTCCATAAATGATAGACAATTCGATCGATCCATTGAAGTGTATTCACTGTTTGGATTGTTGCATCAATATCAGCCTTTTGAAGAGCGGTACGTTCAATAATTTCCTTTCTGCTTGAACGACGCATATCCGCAATAGAGAGACTGTTCATTTTCACAATATCTACTAAATCCCCGTGCTGATCATAAGTTAAATCATTCGCAATTGTTGTAAATAATTTATTCATATTTTCAGAGAGTTGGAGAGTCAAGTCATCGCTTGTTACATACTCAATATAGCCAGGCTCCCTAATTGCCTTCAATAAACGCTCAAGATGATCGATTGCATGAATTAAAGCAATATGCTGAAAATATTCCTTCTCGGTATTTGAAAAAGCTTGGTTGCCCATTCGCGAGACGAATTGTCGAGTCTCATTTAATGCTAACTCCGTTTCCTCTAACTGTTTTTGGATGGAAGAGGTAAGTATTTTTCCTTCATTCAGTTCCTTTGCAGCAATGACAATGGCTTTCATAATACGAATTAAAGTTCTTCGGGTTGCCTCGACTGCCACTGGTGTCACCGTTAATACACTATCATCTAAATACTTCGTCAGTTTATTATCTTTTTCAGGGACAATTCGACTAATGAGCAATACAAAATAAGATAAAAACGGAATGACGACAATAATTCCAAGCGTATAAATAAGCGTTGAGAAGAAAGCAAGAGACACTGCTGGGTCGTCATAGTGAAGAAAACTTCCTAGCCATTTAATAAAAGCTACAATTGCAGGTAAAAAAATAAAAGCGATTAATGCTACGAGAACATTAAATAAAATATGTGTCATTGCGGTTCTTCTAGCTTGAACTGTACCGCCAATTGTTGCGACATACGCCTTTAATGTTGTTCCGATATTTTGCCCGACGACTAAAATGGCTGCTTGTTCAAACGAAAGCGCTTCAGCTGCAAGCGCTGTTAATGTAATAACCATCGCCGTACTGGAGGACTGCATGATAACTGTCATGACAAGTCCAACTACTACGAGCGCTAGCATTTGAATGAATGTTCCTTCGTTAAAAGATTCAAGTGTAAAGCTTTCGGCAACGCCTGACATCCCGTTCTGCAACGTACCAATACCGAGAAAGAGCAAGCCAAAGCCAGCGAAAACCATTCCTTGTGCCGCCCATTTACCCTCTGTAAAAAATTTTAACAACGCCCCAATTCCAATAAGTGGAAACGCAAACGATGTAACACTCACCTTTAAGCCGATGAACGATACAATCCAACCTGTACTCGTACTTCCGAGATTGGCACCAAGAACGATGCCAATCGATTGTGTAAAGGTTATGAGTCCTGCACTAACAAATCCAATCGTCATTAACGTCGTTGCACTTGATGATTGGACAACTGCAGTGACAGCGGCTCCAGATGCGATTGAACGAAAAATGCCGCCCGTAAATTTACTTAATGTTTCCCTTAAGGAGTCCCCTGCTAACGCTTTCATCCCATCTGTCATGAGAATCATACCGAGCAAAAACAAGCCGATACCGCCGATTACAATTGAAACTGTTTCCATAAAAGCTCCTTATCTAGTTATAATAAATCTAACATACTACAATTTTAGGCTATATTGAATAAAAAACCCTCAAACCCTTGATATATAAAGGGTTTGAGGGTTTTTAAATACTGAAGTCTACAAGAGCATGTTATTAACGTGAATAGAACTCGACGATAAATGCTTCGTTAACTTCTGCTGGCATTTCAGAACGCTCTGGGAAGCGAGTGTAGGTACCTTCAAGCTTTTCAGCGTCAAAAGTTAAGAAATCAGGTACGAAGTTGTTGATTTCAATAGCTTCTTTAATGATTTCTAAGTTGCGAGACTTTTCACGAACAGTGATTGTTTGTCCTGGTTTTACGCGGTAAGATGGAATATCAACGCGACCGCCGTTCACAACGATGTGGCCGTGGTTTACAAGCTGACGAGCTTGACGACGAGTACGAGCAAGTCCTAAACGGTAAACAAGGTTATCTAAACGAGATTCTAGAAGAACCATAAAGTTTTCACCATGGATACCTTTCATTTTGCCAGCCTCATTAAATGTGTTACGGAATTGGCGCTCATTTACACCATACATATGACGAAGCTTTTGCTTCTCTTGTAATTGTAATCCGTATTCAGAAAGTTTTTTGCGTTGGTTAGGTCCATGTTGACCTGGTGCGTAAGGGCGTTTTTCTAATTCCTTACCAGTTCCGCTTAGTGAAATACCAAGACGGCGAGATAATTTCCAAGATGGTCCAGTATAACGAGCCATAATATAGCTCCTCCTTCAATGTTTTTATTTTGTAAAATAAAAACACAGACGTATGCACTCCGAACATTTGTCCATTTTGTCTTCATGTACCCTCGCCC is a genomic window of Bacillus sp. (in: firmicutes) containing:
- the rpsD gene encoding 30S ribosomal protein S4; the encoded protein is MARYTGPSWKLSRRLGISLSGTGKELEKRPYAPGQHGPNQRKKLSEYGLQLQEKQKLRHMYGVNERQFRNTFNEAGKMKGIHGENFMVLLESRLDNLVYRLGLARTRRQARQLVNHGHIVVNGGRVDIPSYRVKPGQTITVREKSRNLEIIKEAIEINNFVPDFLTFDAEKLEGTYTRFPERSEMPAEVNEAFIVEFYSR
- a CDS encoding Na/Pi cotransporter family protein, with product METVSIVIGGIGLFLLGMILMTDGMKALAGDSLRETLSKFTGGIFRSIASGAAVTAVVQSSSATTLMTIGFVSAGLITFTQSIGIVLGANLGSTSTGWIVSFIGLKVSVTSFAFPLIGIGALLKFFTEGKWAAQGMVFAGFGLLFLGIGTLQNGMSGVAESFTLESFNEGTFIQMLALVVVGLVMTVIMQSSSTAMVITLTALAAEALSFEQAAILVVGQNIGTTLKAYVATIGGTVQARRTAMTHILFNVLVALIAFIFLPAIVAFIKWLGSFLHYDDPAVSLAFFSTLIYTLGIIVVIPFLSYFVLLISRIVPEKDNKLTKYLDDSVLTVTPVAVEATRRTLIRIMKAIVIAAKELNEGKILTSSIQKQLEETELALNETRQFVSRMGNQAFSNTEKEYFQHIALIHAIDHLERLLKAIREPGYIEYVTSDDLTLQLSENMNKLFTTIANDLTYDQHGDLVDIVKMNSLSIADMRRSSRKEIIERTALQKADIDATIQTVNTLQWIDRIVYHLWRGLHHLNACLEATYNVKNGE
- a CDS encoding tyrosine--tRNA ligase, with the translated sequence MDLLKDLEYRGLINQVTDSEGLKKELENGSITLYCGFDPTADSLHIGHLLTVLMLRRFQLAGHNPIALVGGATGLIGDPSGKKAERTLNEKEIVVEWSNRIKEQLSQFLDFEGEHKAKVVNNYDWTGNLDVITFLRDIGKNFGLNYMLAKDSVDSRIESGISFTEFSYMILQSNDFLNLYKNENCRMQIGGSDQWGNITAGLELIRKSTDEDAKAFGLTIPLVTKADGTKFGKSEGGAIWLDADKTSPYEFYQFLINTDDKDVVKFLKYFTFLSHEEIEALAVDVETAPEKRTAQKRLAEEVTKLVHGEEALQQAIRISEALFSGDIQDLTAAEIKQGFKDVPSYECKQAESSLLDLLVESKICPSKRQAREDITNGAIYINGERATDLNRVLTEADRIEGQFTIIRRGKKKYYLIQY
- a CDS encoding PAS domain-containing protein — encoded protein: MLFHSTTPKHLDELLEASRHLKKKIEANDFTASYPFSSQETKEAKEIAENINFVLNALRKQEENTAIRLDLVTKAIHVGLWDMTVMGGDPVNPNNEFIWSDELRRMLGYKDVNDFPNVLDSWASKIHPDEKEWVLNSFASHLLDHSGRTPYDIEYRLLRKSGDYRWFRATGTTLRDNRGVPLRVVGALFDIHEKKLEDEELQSLITRYDLINRALVEAPWDMTVVAGDPVNPNNEFWWSQQFRKTLGFNDESDFPNVFKSWSSRLHPEDSDRVLQSFANHMNDYSGKTPFDLDYRLQLKNGDYRWFHAGGETVRDENGIPLRVAGTIRDITLEKNKKEFIHSINDQMQQLSDSISEMAKGIESLTTQAQELAYAQEQSSVAANKAKISTEETKNISNFIREIAEQTNLLGLNAAIEAARAGEHGKGFGVVAEEVRKLAVNSAQATGNIEHSLNDMNDLIEEILTHIENMTTMTQGQAAFTEQLNAAIEQISAMSQTIVELAKTM